The candidate division KSB1 bacterium region TTCCGCCAGTGGGAAAGCAAGACGCCGGGTCATCCGGAATCCAATTTGACTCCGGGGGTTGAGGCGACCACGGGACCGCTCGGACAGGGTGTCGGCAACATCGTGGGGATGGCGATTGCCCGCGAGAATCTCGCGGCGACGTTCAATCGGTCGGATCGCGAATTGATAGACTATCGAATTTTCGGGATTTGTTCGGATGGCGATTTGATGGAAGGAGTGTCGGCGGAGGCCGCCTCGATTGCAGGCCACCTCGGACTGGGTTCAATCACGCTGCTTTATGACGATAATCGCATCACGATCGACGGCAGCACCGAGATCTCGTTCACGGAAGATGTGATGAAACGCTTTGAAGCGTACGGCTGGCACGTGCTCGAGTGTGACGGTCTCGATGTCGAGGCCGTGGACGCGGCGGTGCAGGCGGGCGTCCGCGAAACGACGCGGCCCACGCTCATTCGCTGTCGCACGACCATTGGATATGGCTCGCCGAACAAGGCCGGCACGTCGAAGGTGCATGGCGCGCCGCTCGGCGACGAAGAGGTTGTCTTGACGAAACGGAATCTGGGTTGGCCAGAGGACAGGTCTTTCCACGTACCGAATGAAGCTTTCAAGCACTTCGGAGCGGCGCTGACGTCAGGCAAGCAACGGCAGGAGGACTGGAATACAAGGTTGTCCGCGGCGCGCGCCGATGCGGCCTGGAGCGCGCGGTGGGATGCGTTCTGGAGGCGTGAGCTACCCGCCGGTTGGACCAGCCGATTGCCGCGCTGGACGGCCGCGGACAAACCGCTGGCCACGCGGAAGGCCTCGGAGAAATGCATGCATTCGCTGGCCGCGATTCTGCCCAACATGATCGGCGGCAGCGCAGATCTTGTCGAATCAAACCTCACGTACCTCGAAGGGCAAGGCGATTTTCAGAAGGGTGTGTATGCCGGGCGGAACATCCGATTCGGCATTCGCGAGCACGGAATGGGAGCGATTCTGAACGGCATCGCCTTGTCCGCGCCGTACATTCCGTTCGGCGCGACATTCCTGTGCTTTCTTGACTATCTGAAGCCGGCGGTGCGTGTCGCCGCGATCTCGGACTTGCCTGTGATCTACGTCTTCACGCATGACAGCATCGGGCTCGGCGAAGACGGTCCCACACATCAACCCGTCGAGCACCTGTCCCACATGCGGGCCACGCCGAACCTGTTCGTATTCCGGCCGGGCGACGCGAATGAAACCACGTTATGTTGGCAACTCGCTATTGAACGCACGCACGGACCGTCCACGCTGATCCTGACGCGCCAGAACTTGCCGATTCTTGATCCCGCGATCTACGGCGAACTGAAGGTCGATCGCGGCGGTTACATCCTGGCGGAGGCAAGCGGAGCGGATCCCGAGGTAGTCCTGATGGCCAGCGGAAGCGAAGTCTCGCTGGCGTTGAACACGCGATTGAAACTGGAAGTCGAGGGGATTCCCACGCGCGTCGTGTCGATGCCGTGTCTCGAAATATTTGATCTGCAATCACCGGCGTATCGTGAGCAGGTATTGCCGCCGCGAGTCCGCGCGCGGCTGGCGATCGAAGCGGGCGCGACGTGCGGTTGGTGGAAATATGCCGGACTCGACGGCGACGTGATCGGCCTCGATCGCTTTGGCGCTTCGGCGCCCGCCGAGCTGCTGTTCGAGAAGTTCGGCTTCACCGCAGAGCATGTTTACCAGCGCGCGCTGGCGGTTCGCCAACGCGCCAAACGGAGTGCGGAGGCCGTCGCGTGAAGCTCGCCATCGGCTGTGATCACGCCGGGTTCGATCTCAAGTCCACGCTGAAACCGTGGCTGCAAGCGCAGGGGCATGAGCTGCTGGATGTCGGCACTGATTCGACCGCGGCGGTGGATTACCCGGACTTCGCGCGAGTGGTAGGGCATGCCGTGGCAGATGGGTCCGTCGCGCGCGGTCTCGTGATCTGCGGCAGCGGGGTGGGTGCCAGTGTGGCCGCGAATAAGGTCAAGGGCGTGCGCGCCGCGGTCTGTCATGATACCTTCTCGGCGAGGCAGGGCGTGGAAGATGACGACCTTAACGTGCTCTGCCTCGGAGCGCGAATCATCGGCAGCGAGCTGGCCAAGGAAGTCTGCGCGGCCTTTCTCTCCGCCACATTCTCGAAACTGGAACGGCATGTGCGGCGTTTAAACAAGATTCTTGAGATCGAGGCCGGGCAACACTGAACGGCCTCACTTCGTGAGTCCTTGCGGTCAACTACTGACCGTTCACCACTACGGCTGGGAGCACCATGAAACACCCGATCATCGAAGCCACATGGAAACACGGGCAGTCCATTTGGCTGGATTACATCAGCCGCCGGCTCATCGAGTCCGGCGATCTCGACCGACTGGTAGCGGACGGGTTGCGCGGATTGACCTCAAACCCCACGATTTTTCAGCAGGCCATCGCAGGCAGCGCGGACTATGATCGCGAAGTCCAGTTGGGCGTCGAACATGAGTGGGATGCACAGAGAATTTTTGAACAACTCGCCGTGGCCGACATCAGCTCGGCAGCGGATGCGTTGCGTGCGGTCTGGGATGAATCCAACGGAACGGACGGTTTCGTGAGTCTGGAGGTCTCGCCGCGGCTCGCGCACGAAACTGAGGATACGATTCGCGAGGCGCAGCACCTCTGGAAGGCGGTCAGCCGTCCGAATCTGATGATTAAGGTGCCGGCCACGAAAGAGGGAATCCCGGCGATCCGCGCGCTGCTGGCCGAAGGGTTGAACATCAACGTCACACTGATCTTCTCCCTCGAGCAATATCGAAGCGTGCTTGAGAGCTTTGTCGATGCCATTGAATATCGTGTGGGACGCGGGTTCGACGCCTCGCGCGTCGCTTCCGTGGCCAGTTTCTTTGTGAGCCGGGTTGATAACGTCGCGGACAAGCAATTGGCTGAACGTGGACGCGCGGACCTCGGTGCTAAGACCGCGATCGCCAACGCCTGCCTGGCCTACCGGCATTTCCTGAATGTTACGCTGAGCGAGCGCTGGCAGAAATTGGCCGCTGCGGGAGCGCAGGTCCAGCGCCCGTTATGGGCCAGCACATCGACCAAGAATCCAGCCTATCCCGATACGCTTTATGTGCAGGAACTGGTCGCCAAGGATACGGTCAACACGGTACCTCCGGGGACGCTTGATGCTTGGAAGGACCATGGCCGACCGGAGGCGTCGCTCTTGCGCAACCTCGCGACGGCCGAGCAGACGTTGTCCGACTTGGCTGCGGCCGGCATCGATGTGCAGCGGATCACCACTGACTTGATCGAAGATGGTGTCAAGAAGTTCTCGGATTCTTATGATCAACTGCTTGACGCAATCCGCGCCAAGGCAAAGGGCGGAATCAAGTTGAGCAGTGTTCGCTGATGATCTTTGACGGTTGAGCGAATCAGGCGGGCTTCGCGGCTCGCCTTCTTCATTGCCGCGCTTGCGCGATCGCCTGCGCCGCTGCCGCGCAGTAGCCGTACGCTGTTATGGCGAGTTCAAGTTGAACCCGCGCCGGTTGGTATGCAGGCTGACTGCGGCCGGCTGTGCGGGCTTGCTTCTTGCAATTAACCTCCGACACCAGTGGGCGCAGTTTGCCCTACTTTATTGAGCTTACGTCCGGGAGGCGGTGATGAGATTTAACAGGGAGCGACTAAGCGAGGCCGGGATGGGGGATCCCGAGTTCATTCGGGAGCTTGCGCAAATGATGCTGAGTGACGGCGAGGAGCGAGTGCGGAAGCTGCAAGCGGCGGCCACGGCCACGGACTGGGAGACCGCCGGTCAGATCGCGCACTCCATGAAGGGCGCCGCGCTGACTGTCGGAGCGGAGGACCTGGCTGCGCTGTGCGCGACAGTGGACGACAGCGTACGAAGGCTGCAGTGTACTGACGGCGCGGCAGCGATCGACGCCATCGCCGCGGAGTTCGGTGCCGTTCGCGAAGTCATCCAGCGGGAAATTCAGGAGGTCGGATAATGTACGTATTGCTGGTCGAGGACGACCGCTTCTCGCGCAAGGTGCTGCAGGCGATGTTGGAGCGCTTCGGATGCGAGGTTACCGCGGTGGCCAACGGCGCGGACGCGCTGCGGGAATTCGTGCGCCAGAAGCCGGATCTTGTGCTGACCGACTGGCTAATGCCGGAGCTTGATGGGATCACCCTCTGCAAGCGAATCCGCGAATACGAAGACGGCGAATACACGTTTGTCGTCATGGTAAGCGCCAAGAACCGCAAGGAGGACGTGTTGGAAGCGATGGAGGCCGGCGTTGACGACTTTCTTGCCAAGCCCTTTCACCGCGAGGAACTCCGGCTGCGACTGCGCAACGCCGAGCGAATCCTGAATCTACAACACTCACTGGCCAAACGGATTTCCGAGCTCGAAGAGGCTACGGCTCACGTGGAACGCTTGCAGGGGTTCTTGCCGATCTGCGCCTATTGCAAGAACGTGCGCAATGACGGCGACTTCTGGCAGCAGATCGAGCACTACATTGCTGAACGCGCCGAACAGCTCTTCTTCTCGCATTCCATTTGTCCGCAATGCTACGAGAAACACGTCAAGCCGATGGAGGATCGGCTGTACGGCCTGCCGGTCTGTGAACCCACCCCTGTGACAGAGGACCGGACTTAGAGCCTATCCAGCAATAGCAGAACGGCGCGGCAACGCGGCTGCAGCCCGTTGTCCAAGCTGAATGTCAAGCGGCTCAAGCCACCTTGCCATGCCGAAATTTGCAGCCAACTCGATTTCAAGATAGCTTGCGAACCGGAGGGTCCGACGAGCGCGGCCCGCCACACTCAGGGTGTGGCGGGCCGTTGATTGTGGTATTGCAATTTTGCCGCGGAGGTGCTATACTAAGGGTTGAAACTTCTCATCAATCCGCGAGCATCTTTCAGCGTGAACCTGCGCGAATTCGCCCGGTACTTCGACCACACAGCACTGAAACCGGAGACCACTCCGGCAAATATTGAACAGTTGTGCCGTGAGACCCGCGACTACGGGTTTGCGGCCGTCTGTGTCAATCCGGTTTATGCGCAAATGGCCGTACACCTGCTCGCAGACTGTCCCGCAACGGTCTGCACTGTCGTCGGGTTTCCGCTCGGCGCATCCACGACCGCGAGCAAGCTCAGCGAATGCCAGCAGGCGATTGTTCATGGCGCGCGGGAGATCGATATGGTGATCTGGATCGGCGGGCTAAAGGCGGGAAAGGCGAACGACGTTGAAGCCGAGATTCGAGCACTTGCCGAAGATTGTCACGCGGCGGCCGCGCGGCTCAAGGTGATTATTGAATGCGCGCTGCTGACCGACGAAGAGAAACGGCTGGCGTGCAGTCTGGCCGTGCACGCGCGCGCCGATTTCGTCAAGACCTCGACCGGATTCGCGGCCGCCGGAGCGACCGTGGCTGATGTGAAATTGATGAGCGCGATCGCGCTGCCCGCCGGCGTAGGTGTCAAAGCAGCGGGTGGCATTCGCACATTTGCGGATGCCACGGCGATGATTGCCGCGGGCGCGACGCGCATCGGCGCCAGCGCCAGTGTCGGAATTCTCGCCGAATCCCGGAGTCAGGGAATGGCCGAGTGAGAAGCGGAAGCCGAGCGACTATTTCAGGGCGGTGACCCGTTCGCTGAGCGTGATTGAATCCGGGCCGTGGCCGTCCGGATTCAAACGAATTCTCCAACCCAACGTAACCGGGACGCACGATCCGGCATTGCCATCCGTGCAGTAGGCCAGCGAAAGCATCGCATGAAGAGTGCCCCCGGCAGTTAACAACGCCGCGGGCAGCCTGACCTCTACCGGCAGCGTTCCGCTCGTCGCCAAGCCTTCGATGGCGGAGTCGGTCGAGCTTTCGGACGTGATCGCGAAGTTGAGGGGAGCTTCCGGATTCAGGTGAATACCCGGCTCGAATCGCGGCTCGAATCGCACCAAGAGGTCACTGCCCGGTCTGAATGCATGATCGGTGACAGGAAGAGTATCCGCACTCAGGCTCTTCGCCAGCGTGCTTTGCAGCCCGGTCAGTCGGAGTTCGGACCACGAACCGTCCTTGACGCTGAAGGCGACGATGCGATCGTGATTCGTGTCCGCGATGTAGAGCGTATCTCCCAGCGAACTTAACCCGCCGGGTTCGTACAAGTTGAGCATGCCTTCAGCAGATGCGATCTCAAGCGGCGCGCCGCCACCGACAAGCGAGGTGACCTTCCGGGCCGGTTCGTTGACCCGGCGGATCTTGTGATTGTAGGTGTCGGCGATCAAGATGTCGTCTCCGTGAACGGTTACGCCCAACGGATGCTGCAAGAGCGCGGTACTGAGCGTCCCGTCGCGATCACCGAAGTCGAAGAGTCCGGTGCCGATCAGCGTGACGACCTCGCGACTTTGCAAACTAACCTTGCGCAGCGCGCTGACTTCACTGTCAACGAAGTAGAGCCAGTCGCCCTTGCGGACGATACCGGACGGCTGCGCCAGCGCGGCATAGGTGCCGGTTCCATCGTCGAGGTCCTCGCGGCCCGAACCGGCCCAGACTTCCGCGATTCCCGACCCGAGATCGAGCCGCCAAAGCTGGTGCGGTCCGGCCATCGCGATGTAGAGCGCGCTGTCCACGAGCGCAAGGTCCCAGGGACTATTCAGGCCCTGCGCGCGGCCGCGCTGGCCGCCGACTCGATCATACACCTGCTCGCCCGTTCCCGAGATCGTCTCCACGATCTTCGCTGTCAAATCGAGCTTGCGGATGAGATGGTTGTCCGTGTCGGCGACGTAGAGCAAGTGATCGCCGTCGAAGGCCACACCTTGCGGGTTGTGGAACTGCGCGGAGGCGAATGGACCGTCCGCATTTCCGCGAACTCCGGATCCCGCCACAGAGATCACACGGCCCTGCGGAGTTGCGATGATAATTCGGTCGTGGTTCGAATCCGAGATGAACAGGAACCGACCGAGCGGGTCGGCGAGTACTTTGCCCGGAAACGCGAGTCCCGAGGTGGCGGGAACGCGTGACTTGCGCTCAAATGCAGGGGGAGCGCTGGCCAACGTTCCGTTGGATTTCGCTTCCACCAGCAGCGCCGCCACGACCTGATCGAGCACTTCCCGATTGCCTTCGCCCGAGAGCGCACCGACTACCTTGCCCGCGGGATCGATGATCATCAGCGTCGGCCACGAGCGCACGGAATAGGCCGACCAAATCTCGTGATCCTGATCGACGATCACCGGATGACCGATGTTGTACCGCTGGCAGGCCTGCAGGATATTTCTTTCATCACCCTCGTTGTCGAACTTGGCGGAGTGAACTCCGATCACGACGACCGGACGCCCGGCATATTTGTGCTCAATGTACGCGAGGTCCGGGAGGATGTGCATGCAGTTGATGCAGCAATAGGTCCAGAAATCGAGCACTACGACACTGCCCTTCAGCTCCTCATCAAGCCGCAGCGGCCTGTCAGTATTCACCCACGCGAATTCGCGCGGGAATCGTGGGGCTCCCACTCGGTCCGTCGGCAACTGGATTCTCGACATGCCGGTCGTATCCTTTGGTGAATTCGTCTCATCGGCGACACGCGAGAAGGGAAACGGCACGCGATGCGGTGAACCACTTCCGCAACTTGAAATTGCGAAGAGCATCATGCCCAGCAGTACTACGATTCCCGATTGCATTCGCGTTGGATCCCGGTTTGATTCAGAGTAAGTTCAGCGTTCGTCAGGCAATTGCTGCATAAACGCCGCGTGCAGCCCAAAAGTTTCCGACCGCCGAGAGTGGCACGGCCAGACAACAGGATTACAAGCAGTTAGGATGAATCCCGAGACAGTGAGCGCGAACGGAAAGCACACAGGCCGCGCGACGGTGCCGCGAGGAGTCCTCCGCTGAGTCAGGCGCGAATCACACCCGCATGCTCTCCACTCCGCGGAGTGCTGTCACTTCCGGGCGACAAGTCGATCTCGCACCGTCGGGCACTGTTCACTTTGCTCACGGACGAGGAAGTCCGGATTGCGAACTACGGCAGTGGCGATGATTGCGCGACGTCGCTGACATGTCTAAGTGAGATGGGCAAACGCGTTAAGCGCAACGGTAACGAAGTGTTGATCGGCGGGACGGCCGATAACAAGCGAGTTCGGCTCGATTGCGGCAATTCGGGTACGACTGCGCGGTTGCTCATGGGATTGCTGGCCGGATGCGATGGCAAGTTCGAGCTCGTCGGCGATGAGTCCTTGTCGCGGCGCCCGATGAATCGGGTGGCTGAGCCGTTGCGCCGCATGGGCGCGCAGATCGAGCTTACCGACGGTCACCTGCCGGCGAGAATCACCGGGGCTGATCTTACCGGCATTCGATACGAAGCTCCGGTCGCGAGCGCACAGGTCAAATCGGCGGTACTGCTGGCCGGACTGCGCGCCACCGGCGAAACGTACTATCGAGAGCCGGCACCGAGTCGAGATCATACCGAACGATTGCTTGAGATCGCCCCCGATCCGGAAGGATGGTTGTGTGCGCACGGAGGAGTGGCGTTTCCCGCCGCCCGCTTGCGCGGCGAGGTGCCAGGCGATCCTTCGTCCGCTGCGTTCTGGATTTGTGCCGCCAATCTGATTCCGGATTCCAAAATCCGGTTGCACGGCGTGCTGGCGAATCGCGGCCGAAATCAATATGTCTCGATGTTGCGGGTGTGCGGCGCCGGGATTACCGCCACAGCTCCGCGCAAGCAGGGTGGCGAGGACGTTTGCGACCTGCACGTGCAACAGGCGACGCTCACGCCGCTCGGTATCGAAAACGCGAACGCTTCGCAAGTAATTGATGAGATTCCCGTGTTGTCCGTGTTGGCCGCAACGCTCGCGGGACGCAGTGAATTTCATGACGTGGGCGAACTGCGTGTCAAGGAGTCCGACCGGCTGGCGTTGATCGTCGAGAATTTGCGCGCGATGGGTGCCGACGTCAGGGATTGGAGTGACGGGTTTGCCGTGATTGGGGGCGGGCGGTTGCACGGAGCGCGAATCAGGGCCGCAGGCGATCATCGCATTGCCATGGCGTTCGCGGTTGCGGGATTATGGGCAACCGGCGAAACGATCATCGACGATGCGCACTGTGTTTCCGTTTCATATCCGGAATTCTGGGAGCACATGCGGGCGCTGGTGCCGGGATCGGTCCGCATCAATGAGTGAGAAGTATTTTCGGTTCGGTTTGCTGGGACAGCAGATTGCTTACAGCCTGAGCCCGCGGATTTTCGACTGGGCTCTGCGGGAGGCGGGGCTTGCGGGGTCGTACGAAAGCTGTTCGCTTGCGGAGAGCGATGTCGCCGTATTCATGTGGACTCATGTGAAATCGCTTGACGGGCTGAATGTCACCGTGCCGTACAAGACCGTAGTCGCCGGACTCTGTCATGAACTCAGTGCTGACGCATCGCGGATTGGTGCCGTGAATACCGCCTATTGGAGTGGCAATCGACTGATCGGCGATAATACGGACAGCTCAGGGTTCGGTTTTGCGCTTGATCTGCTCCTGAAAAATCGTCCGCCATGCCGCCGGGTGCTGGTGATCGGCGGCGGCGGTGCCGCGCGTGCGACGTTGCTCGAATTGGAACGACGCGGTGTCCGAGAAGTTACCGTGGCGGCCCGCGATACGACCAGAGCGGAGAGCACGCTGCAACACTTGGCGTTCTCGGGCCTGCGGGTCGTGCCGTTGAATGACTGCATAAGCGGCGACGGTTATGACCTGATGATTCAGGCAACTCCCATCGGCAGCGTCAATCAGCCCGGGACTCCGGTACCGCGCATGCTTCCGATCGATTCCGCTACCGCGGTCATGGATTTGATCTACGCCCCGCGGGAAACTGAATTCCTGCGTCAGGCGCGCGAGTGCGGAGCGCAGACGATGAATGGACTGCCGATGTTGATCGCGCAGGCGGCCGCGGCGTTTGAGATCTGGACCGGGGTCCGCTTCGCGCTCGAAAAGGCCATGCTTGAACTGTTACCCGAATTCTCGCCAAGATGATCCAATTTCTTACCGCCGGAGAAAGTCACGGGAGGTGCCTGGTCGGGATTCTGGAAGGAATGCCGGCCGGACTGGCGATTTCCGAATCGGAGATTGCCGTTGATCTCAAGCGCCGTCAACATGGCTACGGTCGTGGCGACCGCATGAAGATCGAGCAAGATCACGCGCAGATTCTGACTGGCGTGCGGTACGGACTCACCATGGGTTCGCCGATTGCACTGCTCATCGAAAACCGGGACTGGCCCAATTGGACTTCGCGAATGCGCGCGGATACGCCTCCGGACGGCGAGCGAGTTCCGCCGCTTACGAGTCCGCGTCCGGGTCACGCGGACTGGGCGGGTTCGTTAAAGTACCGTCATAGTGATATCCGCAATGTGATCGAGCGCTCCTCTGCGCGCGAGACCACGACGCGCGTCGCGCTGGCGGCGATTGGCCGCAAGTTCTTCCGCGAGTTGGGGATCGAGGTCGGCAGCCACGTGATTCAAATCGGCCCGGTGGCCGCCAACTGCTCCCAGGGCGAACGCACGGTGTCGGAGCTCAATCGCGACGCGGATGCAAGTCCTGTTCGTTGCCTCGACGCGGCGGCCGGGGCGCGCATGATCGAGGCGATTGACGATGCGAAAGCGCAGGGAGACACGCTGGGCGGTGTGTTTGAAGTGGTTGTGACCGGGTTGCCGGTAGGGATCGGCAGCTTCTCTCATTATGACAAGCGGCTGGACGGTATTCTCGCGGGCGCCATGATGTCGATTCATGCGATGAAGGCGGTCGGCTTCGGCATGGGCTTCGATGTGGCAAGTCATCCCGGCAGCGAAGTCCACGATCGACTGTTTCCCGGTGAGCTGCGCGAAGTTGAGCGACAGACGAATAACGCGGGGGGAACCGAGGGCGGGATGACCAACGGTGAGCCGCTGCGCATCCGAGTTGCCATGAAGCCGCTGTCCACCTTGGGGCGGCCGCTGGATTCCGTCGATCTTGCGACAGGTGAGCCGGTAACGGCCTTGCGCGAGCGCAGTGACGTTTGCGCGGTGCCCGCCGCGGCCATTGTCGGGGAAGCGATGGCGCTGCTCGCCCTGGTGAATCCGTTCCTGGAGAAGTTCGGCGGAGATTCCATGGACGAAATTCGCGCACACCTGAACGCCACGCCGCCATCGCCATGGGTATAGTCTTCCTTACTGGAATGCCGGGTTCCGGCAAATCCAGTGCGGGGCGCGAGCTTGCGCGGGTGATGGCAAGGCCATTTTGCGACCTGGACGAGCTGATCGTTGAGCAAGCCAAGCTGACCATTCCGGAGATCTTCAGCAGCCGTGGCGAATCCGCGTTTCGTGCGGTTGAAACGGCCGCCTTGGAAACTGCACTCGAGCGAACCGAAGCCGTCATTGCATTGGGCGGGGGGACACTGATCGCTCCGCACAATCTTGAACTTGTCCGTGATCGCGGCGTGCTGGTCTATCTGGCAGCCCCAATTGAAGTGTTGTGCCGGCGGCTGGGAACCGCGAGTGGCCGCCCGCTGGTTGAAGGACTCGTCAGCGGAGACGATATTCGGCGAAAGCTCGAAGCACTTTGGCGGGCGCGGCGCGCGACGTATGAAAGCGCACACGTCGTCGTCTGGTCCGGGACCACATCGAGTCTGGAGCAGGTTGTAAAACAGATTTCTGAACGGATATTGAAGTGACGGGCTCGACTCCGATAATCCTACGGACAGCCGCCGGGGACATTCCGATCAAGATCGCGCCGCGCGGTATGGATTGGGTGGCCGGAGAGGTCGCGGAACTTGTCAACACGCGACCCTCGCGTGTCTGTATTATCTCTGACGAGCGTGTGGCCCTGCTGTATGCTGCCCCGCTCACCGCGAGTCTGCAAGCCGCGTCGTTTGAGACGCTGACGCTCACGTTTTCGCCGGGCGAGGCAAGCAAAAGCTTACGCACCGTCGAGCGAATGCTGGATCAGCTCGTGGACGCGCGATTTGCGCGGGATGAGCTCATTATCGGATTGGGTGGGGGTGTGACTACCGATATCGCCGGTTTCGCCGCGGCCATCTATCAGCGAGGGGTGCGTTGGATTGCCGTGCCGACGACACTGATGGGCATGGTTGACGCGGCGATCGGCGGCAAGACCGGGGTGGATCATGCGCTGGCCAAGAATATGATCGGCTCGTTTCATCAACCCGCCGCAGTGTTGGCGCCGCTCGCGGCGCTCGATACGCTGCCGATGCGGGAGTGGGTCAGCGGAGCGGCGGAAATCGTGAAGAGCGCGCTG contains the following coding sequences:
- a CDS encoding redoxin domain-containing protein, which codes for MQLPTDRVGAPRFPREFAWVNTDRPLRLDEELKGSVVVLDFWTYCCINCMHILPDLAYIEHKYAGRPVVVIGVHSAKFDNEGDERNILQACQRYNIGHPVIVDQDHEIWSAYSVRSWPTLMIIDPAGKVVGALSGEGNREVLDQVVAALLVEAKSNGTLASAPPAFERKSRVPATSGLAFPGKVLADPLGRFLFISDSNHDRIIIATPQGRVISVAGSGVRGNADGPFASAQFHNPQGVAFDGDHLLYVADTDNHLIRKLDLTAKIVETISGTGEQVYDRVGGQRGRAQGLNSPWDLALVDSALYIAMAGPHQLWRLDLGSGIAEVWAGSGREDLDDGTGTYAALAQPSGIVRKGDWLYFVDSEVSALRKVSLQSREVVTLIGTGLFDFGDRDGTLSTALLQHPLGVTVHGDDILIADTYNHKIRRVNEPARKVTSLVGGGAPLEIASAEGMLNLYEPGGLSSLGDTLYIADTNHDRIVAFSVKDGSWSELRLTGLQSTLAKSLSADTLPVTDHAFRPGSDLLVRFEPRFEPGIHLNPEAPLNFAITSESSTDSAIEGLATSGTLPVEVRLPAALLTAGGTLHAMLSLAYCTDGNAGSCVPVTLGWRIRLNPDGHGPDSITLSERVTALK
- the aroA gene encoding 3-phosphoshikimate 1-carboxyvinyltransferase; its protein translation is MSQARITPACSPLRGVLSLPGDKSISHRRALFTLLTDEEVRIANYGSGDDCATSLTCLSEMGKRVKRNGNEVLIGGTADNKRVRLDCGNSGTTARLLMGLLAGCDGKFELVGDESLSRRPMNRVAEPLRRMGAQIELTDGHLPARITGADLTGIRYEAPVASAQVKSAVLLAGLRATGETYYREPAPSRDHTERLLEIAPDPEGWLCAHGGVAFPAARLRGEVPGDPSSAAFWICAANLIPDSKIRLHGVLANRGRNQYVSMLRVCGAGITATAPRKQGGEDVCDLHVQQATLTPLGIENANASQVIDEIPVLSVLAATLAGRSEFHDVGELRVKESDRLALIVENLRAMGADVRDWSDGFAVIGGGRLHGARIRAAGDHRIAMAFAVAGLWATGETIIDDAHCVSVSYPEFWEHMRALVPGSVRINE
- a CDS encoding response regulator translates to MYVLLVEDDRFSRKVLQAMLERFGCEVTAVANGADALREFVRQKPDLVLTDWLMPELDGITLCKRIREYEDGEYTFVVMVSAKNRKEDVLEAMEAGVDDFLAKPFHREELRLRLRNAERILNLQHSLAKRISELEEATAHVERLQGFLPICAYCKNVRNDGDFWQQIEHYIAERAEQLFFSHSICPQCYEKHVKPMEDRLYGLPVCEPTPVTEDRT
- the tal gene encoding transaldolase: MKHPIIEATWKHGQSIWLDYISRRLIESGDLDRLVADGLRGLTSNPTIFQQAIAGSADYDREVQLGVEHEWDAQRIFEQLAVADISSAADALRAVWDESNGTDGFVSLEVSPRLAHETEDTIREAQHLWKAVSRPNLMIKVPATKEGIPAIRALLAEGLNINVTLIFSLEQYRSVLESFVDAIEYRVGRGFDASRVASVASFFVSRVDNVADKQLAERGRADLGAKTAIANACLAYRHFLNVTLSERWQKLAAAGAQVQRPLWASTSTKNPAYPDTLYVQELVAKDTVNTVPPGTLDAWKDHGRPEASLLRNLATAEQTLSDLAAAGIDVQRITTDLIEDGVKKFSDSYDQLLDAIRAKAKGGIKLSSVR
- the deoC gene encoding deoxyribose-phosphate aldolase; the protein is MNLREFARYFDHTALKPETTPANIEQLCRETRDYGFAAVCVNPVYAQMAVHLLADCPATVCTVVGFPLGASTTASKLSECQQAIVHGAREIDMVIWIGGLKAGKANDVEAEIRALAEDCHAAAARLKVIIECALLTDEEKRLACSLAVHARADFVKTSTGFAAAGATVADVKLMSAIALPAGVGVKAAGGIRTFADATAMIAAGATRIGASASVGILAESRSQGMAE
- the rpiB gene encoding ribose 5-phosphate isomerase B, yielding MKLAIGCDHAGFDLKSTLKPWLQAQGHELLDVGTDSTAAVDYPDFARVVGHAVADGSVARGLVICGSGVGASVAANKVKGVRAAVCHDTFSARQGVEDDDLNVLCLGARIIGSELAKEVCAAFLSATFSKLERHVRRLNKILEIEAGQH
- a CDS encoding shikimate dehydrogenase encodes the protein MSEKYFRFGLLGQQIAYSLSPRIFDWALREAGLAGSYESCSLAESDVAVFMWTHVKSLDGLNVTVPYKTVVAGLCHELSADASRIGAVNTAYWSGNRLIGDNTDSSGFGFALDLLLKNRPPCRRVLVIGGGGAARATLLELERRGVREVTVAARDTTRAESTLQHLAFSGLRVVPLNDCISGDGYDLMIQATPIGSVNQPGTPVPRMLPIDSATAVMDLIYAPRETEFLRQARECGAQTMNGLPMLIAQAAAAFEIWTGVRFALEKAMLELLPEFSPR
- the tkt gene encoding transketolase, with the translated sequence MASGLDDLCINTIRMLSVDGVQKAKSGHPGLPLGCAAMAYAVWTRHLRHNPADPKWVNRDRFVLSAGHGSMLLYSMLHLTGYDLPMEQIQAFRQWESKTPGHPESNLTPGVEATTGPLGQGVGNIVGMAIARENLAATFNRSDRELIDYRIFGICSDGDLMEGVSAEAASIAGHLGLGSITLLYDDNRITIDGSTEISFTEDVMKRFEAYGWHVLECDGLDVEAVDAAVQAGVRETTRPTLIRCRTTIGYGSPNKAGTSKVHGAPLGDEEVVLTKRNLGWPEDRSFHVPNEAFKHFGAALTSGKQRQEDWNTRLSAARADAAWSARWDAFWRRELPAGWTSRLPRWTAADKPLATRKASEKCMHSLAAILPNMIGGSADLVESNLTYLEGQGDFQKGVYAGRNIRFGIREHGMGAILNGIALSAPYIPFGATFLCFLDYLKPAVRVAAISDLPVIYVFTHDSIGLGEDGPTHQPVEHLSHMRATPNLFVFRPGDANETTLCWQLAIERTHGPSTLILTRQNLPILDPAIYGELKVDRGGYILAEASGADPEVVLMASGSEVSLALNTRLKLEVEGIPTRVVSMPCLEIFDLQSPAYREQVLPPRVRARLAIEAGATCGWWKYAGLDGDVIGLDRFGASAPAELLFEKFGFTAEHVYQRALAVRQRAKRSAEAVA
- a CDS encoding Hpt domain-containing protein, with amino-acid sequence MRFNRERLSEAGMGDPEFIRELAQMMLSDGEERVRKLQAAATATDWETAGQIAHSMKGAALTVGAEDLAALCATVDDSVRRLQCTDGAAAIDAIAAEFGAVREVIQREIQEVG